A genomic stretch from Oculatellaceae cyanobacterium includes:
- a CDS encoding SLBB domain-containing protein — translation MSSAELTNSQKLHGSFQYSIAYLTLTALVVAAMPTPGMAQQPLKNAAFQVAQSGGVLREGAYTLGAGDRVRIDVFNVPEYSGEYQVLVDGTINLPIIGSVTVQGRSLQTASTAISNQFARYLKRPLVTVSLLSPRPVKIALSGEVNRAGSVVIPFGEGRQFPTLSQAIQIAGGTTQAANIRQVQVRRRISPGRQQVITSNLWDVLENGNLAQDITLRDGDTIFIPTVAAVSASDSRQLANSNLGTQVTGPIRIAMVGEVSRPGTYNVQPQSAGQNGAGRPATLTQAILLAGGLTPSAGISQIQIRRPTRSGSDRVMAVNVLQLLQQGDLSQDVMLQEGDTVLVPTRTDNNPAEASILAASTLATQVSGPLKVALVGEVNRPGTYAVKPEVTSTNGTNAPPTLTQALQVAGGIKPTANIRAVEVRRNSRNGAGQVIALNLWQLLQGGDLSQDILLQEGDTIVVPTATNLDPREAEALAQSTFSPDKIRVNIVGEVKQPGAVELPPNTPLNLALQAAGGFNNSRARTNRVDLVRLNPDGTVSKRSIGVDLARGIDQQNNPTLRNNDVIVVNRSNIATFSDTLGTVLSPLGGVFSLFNFFRIFQ, via the coding sequence ATGAGCAGTGCCGAATTGACAAACAGCCAAAAACTTCATGGGTCATTTCAATATTCAATCGCATATTTGACGCTGACGGCTTTAGTCGTAGCAGCGATGCCAACTCCAGGTATGGCTCAACAGCCTTTAAAAAATGCCGCTTTTCAGGTGGCGCAAAGTGGAGGTGTACTCCGGGAAGGCGCTTACACATTGGGCGCAGGCGATCGCGTCCGTATAGATGTTTTTAATGTTCCTGAATACAGTGGCGAGTATCAGGTGCTAGTTGATGGTACAATTAACCTCCCGATTATTGGTAGCGTCACAGTTCAAGGAAGAAGTCTGCAAACTGCAAGCACTGCTATTTCCAACCAATTCGCGCGATATCTCAAACGCCCTCTGGTAACAGTCAGCCTCCTATCACCTCGTCCAGTCAAAATTGCTTTATCTGGGGAAGTAAATCGTGCTGGTTCTGTAGTAATTCCCTTTGGTGAAGGCAGGCAATTTCCTACGCTATCTCAAGCAATTCAAATAGCTGGAGGAACGACACAGGCAGCAAATATTCGCCAAGTGCAAGTACGCCGAAGAATTTCTCCTGGTCGTCAACAAGTCATCACGAGTAATTTATGGGATGTCTTGGAAAATGGTAATTTGGCTCAAGACATCACTTTGCGGGATGGAGACACTATTTTTATTCCCACAGTAGCTGCTGTCAGTGCATCTGATAGCAGACAATTAGCAAATTCCAATTTGGGGACACAGGTAACTGGGCCGATCAGAATTGCGATGGTAGGTGAAGTTTCTCGCCCTGGAACTTATAATGTTCAACCACAAAGTGCTGGACAGAATGGTGCTGGCAGACCTGCGACTTTAACACAGGCAATTCTATTAGCTGGTGGCTTAACACCATCAGCAGGGATTAGCCAAATCCAAATCCGCCGTCCTACAAGAAGTGGTTCAGACCGCGTGATGGCTGTCAATGTGTTGCAACTTTTGCAACAGGGCGATCTAAGTCAAGATGTGATGTTGCAGGAAGGAGACACAGTGCTGGTTCCTACTCGCACTGATAATAATCCCGCAGAAGCAAGTATACTGGCAGCTTCCACATTGGCAACACAGGTTAGTGGCCCCCTCAAGGTCGCACTGGTAGGTGAAGTAAATCGCCCTGGAACTTACGCAGTTAAGCCAGAGGTTACTAGCACAAATGGTACAAACGCTCCCCCTACGCTGACGCAGGCGCTTCAAGTTGCTGGTGGAATTAAGCCCACAGCTAATATTCGCGCCGTTGAGGTACGGCGTAATAGCCGTAATGGTGCAGGACAAGTGATTGCTCTCAACCTGTGGCAACTATTGCAAGGTGGTGACCTCAGCCAAGATATTCTGTTGCAGGAGGGAGATACCATAGTAGTGCCGACGGCAACAAACCTTGACCCAAGAGAGGCAGAAGCCTTAGCTCAATCTACCTTTTCTCCCGATAAAATCAGGGTGAATATCGTCGGGGAAGTAAAACAACCAGGTGCGGTTGAATTGCCACCGAATACACCATTAAACCTAGCTTTGCAAGCAGCAGGTGGATTTAACAACAGCCGCGCTCGTACCAATAGAGTTGATTTAGTTCGCTTAAATCCAGATGGTACAGTGAGTAAACGTAGCATTGGAGTTGATTTGGCGCGAGGAATTGATCAACAGAATAATCCTACTCTCCGCAATAATGACGTAATTGTGGTAAATCGTTCTAATATAGCTACTTTTAGCGATACTCTGGGAACAGTATTAAGTCCACTTGGTGGTGTTTTCTCATTATTCAACTTCTTTAGAATCTTCCAATAA